From the genome of Candidatus Dormiibacterota bacterium, one region includes:
- the ptsP gene encoding phosphoenolpyruvate--protein phosphotransferase translates to MRSFGGAPEGSTTLRGTGVSAGIAIGRALVLEGPNVAIFRLGVPDGETEGEVLRFQRSVRRAWRQLRHLRDRVRSEAGEPYARVFEAQILILKDRTLLQETAGLIRRERVNAEWAFHTVVGRYTQVFSQLGDQALRDRGTDIEDVAARVQAILTGSKRRHDLSELTEDVIVVGAQLSPSDAAGLNREHVIGLAIDGGGPTSHTAIIASALGIPAVAGLRDASSRVQSGDLLVLDGTDGVVLQNPSEEETLVWRERRAARAQREVDLMALRDLPAVTQEGLRVRLQANIELPEEMLAARRFGAEGVGLYRSEFLYLREAPGLPGEEEHYRTYRELAEKALPNEVVIRTLDLGGEKYFSTILERRESNPVMGLRGIRLCLKREDMFRAQLRGVFRAAAHGKLRMMFPMVSGMDEYLKARSIVDEVRRDLLRQRIPCDPDVPVGVMIEVPAAALIADRLAEQVDFFSIGTNDLIQYALAIDRGNESVSYLYQPLHPAILRLLRGVVEAAARRGLRLSVCGEMAARPAAAVVLIGLGITELSMNPAAIPSVKQTIRALGLNEARGLVEEAMRLDSAEAIEELARRRVQELVPTDPRPVLEVRP, encoded by the coding sequence GTGAGGTCGTTCGGGGGGGCTCCCGAGGGGTCGACGACGCTGCGGGGAACGGGCGTCTCCGCAGGCATCGCCATCGGCCGGGCGCTCGTCCTGGAGGGTCCGAACGTCGCCATATTCCGCCTGGGTGTTCCGGACGGCGAGACCGAGGGCGAGGTGCTCCGGTTCCAGCGCTCGGTGCGGCGCGCCTGGCGCCAGCTCCGGCATCTGCGCGACCGGGTCCGCAGCGAGGCCGGCGAGCCGTACGCGCGAGTGTTCGAAGCGCAGATCCTGATCCTGAAGGATCGGACGCTCCTGCAGGAGACCGCCGGACTCATCCGCCGCGAGCGTGTCAATGCCGAATGGGCCTTCCACACCGTGGTAGGGCGGTACACGCAGGTGTTTTCGCAGCTCGGCGACCAGGCGCTCCGGGACCGCGGCACCGACATCGAGGACGTGGCGGCGCGCGTCCAGGCGATCCTGACGGGGAGCAAGAGGCGGCACGATCTGTCCGAGCTCACGGAGGACGTCATCGTCGTGGGCGCCCAGTTGTCCCCCTCGGACGCGGCGGGCCTGAACCGGGAGCACGTCATCGGCCTGGCCATCGACGGCGGCGGCCCGACCTCGCACACGGCGATCATCGCGAGCGCCCTCGGAATCCCGGCCGTGGCCGGGCTCCGGGACGCCAGCTCCCGGGTGCAGAGCGGTGACCTTCTGGTGCTGGACGGAACGGACGGCGTGGTCCTGCAGAATCCGTCGGAGGAGGAGACCCTGGTCTGGCGGGAACGTCGCGCAGCACGGGCGCAACGCGAGGTGGACCTGATGGCGCTGCGGGATCTCCCGGCGGTGACGCAGGAGGGACTGCGCGTCAGGCTCCAGGCCAACATCGAGCTCCCGGAGGAGATGCTCGCGGCGCGACGGTTCGGAGCCGAGGGGGTCGGTCTGTACCGCTCGGAGTTCCTGTACCTGCGCGAGGCCCCGGGGCTGCCGGGAGAGGAGGAGCATTACCGCACGTACCGCGAACTGGCCGAGAAGGCGCTGCCGAACGAGGTCGTGATCCGGACCCTCGACCTCGGGGGCGAGAAGTACTTCTCCACCATCCTGGAGAGGCGCGAGAGCAATCCCGTCATGGGGCTGCGCGGCATCCGGCTGTGCCTGAAGCGCGAAGACATGTTCCGCGCCCAGCTCCGCGGCGTGTTCCGCGCCGCGGCGCACGGCAAGTTGCGCATGATGTTCCCGATGGTGAGCGGCATGGACGAATACCTGAAGGCCCGATCCATCGTGGACGAGGTGCGGCGCGACCTCTTGCGGCAGCGGATCCCCTGCGATCCCGACGTCCCGGTCGGCGTGATGATCGAAGTCCCGGCGGCGGCCCTCATCGCCGACCGGCTGGCCGAGCAGGTGGATTTCTTCTCGATCGGCACGAACGACCTGATCCAGTACGCCCTGGCGATCGATCGGGGGAACGAGTCGGTGTCGTACCTCTACCAGCCTCTGCATCCGGCCATCCTGCGTCTCCTGCGCGGAGTGGTCGAAGCGGCCGCGCGGCGCGGGCTGCGCCTGTCGGTGTGCGGGGAGATGGCGGCGCGTCCGGCTGCGGCCGTCGTGCTGATCGGGCTGGGAATCACCGAGCTGAGCATGAATCCCGCGGCCATCCCGTCCGTCAAGCAGACGATCCGCGCCCTGGGCCTGAACGAGGCCCGTGGCCTGGTGGAGGAGGCGATGAGGCTCGACTCGGCCGAGGCGATCGAGGAGCTGGCGCGGCGCAGGGTCCAGGAGCTCGTACCGACCGATCCGCGACCCGTTCTGGAGGTGAGGCCATGA
- a CDS encoding cupin domain-containing protein: protein MSVTRLPKPWGEELLFARTTHYAGKILRIRAGESLSLQYHERKDETIYLYQGRLRLLLPDDADPGAQRMLAEGESVHLPPGTRHRLEALTDCVVFEVSTPELDDVVRLEDRYGRA, encoded by the coding sequence ATGAGCGTGACACGCCTGCCGAAGCCGTGGGGCGAGGAGCTCCTGTTCGCCCGCACGACGCACTACGCCGGGAAAATCCTGCGCATCCGCGCGGGCGAGTCTCTGAGCCTGCAGTACCACGAGCGCAAGGACGAGACCATCTACCTGTACCAGGGACGGCTCAGGCTCCTGCTCCCGGACGACGCCGATCCCGGCGCCCAGAGGATGCTCGCCGAGGGGGAGTCCGTGCACCTGCCTCCAGGGACGCGTCACCGCCTCGAGGCTCTGACCGATTGCGTGGTCTTCGAGGTGAGCACGCCCGAGCTGGACGATGTCGTCAGGCTCGAGGACCGTTACGGGCGGGCCTAG
- a CDS encoding MerR family transcriptional regulator — MSDGTPRKTFYKIGEVCQITDTQPYVLRFWESEFPQLAPKKSRSGQRLYRQKDLDLVRQIKRLLYDEGFTIAGARKKLGMGEGQGALDDLFEPLPADEPERIPDPPRPLGSLLSSVTERLEEILKVMDDTDRRLRGKK; from the coding sequence ATGTCGGACGGCACGCCACGCAAGACGTTCTACAAGATCGGGGAAGTCTGCCAGATCACCGACACGCAGCCTTACGTGCTGCGCTTCTGGGAATCTGAATTCCCTCAGCTCGCCCCGAAGAAGAGCCGGAGCGGACAGCGGCTCTACCGCCAGAAGGACCTCGATCTGGTGCGGCAGATCAAGCGTCTGCTCTATGACGAAGGATTCACCATCGCCGGGGCCCGCAAGAAGCTGGGAATGGGGGAGGGGCAGGGCGCCCTCGACGACCTCTTCGAGCCGCTGCCGGCCGACGAGCCGGAGCGCATTCCCGACCCGCCGCGCCCCCTCGGCTCGCTCCTGTCCTCCGTGACCGAGCGGCTCGAGGAGATTCTCAAGGTCATGGACGATACGGATCGCCGCTTGCGGGGGAAGAAGTGA
- a CDS encoding glycine C-acetyltransferase: MNPRLESYLEGEILALKSKGIFRMPRVLQSAAGARVRMDGRDIIQLSSNNYLGLTTHPKVVAAARRAIEEFGAGPGAVRTIAGTMSLHLELETRLARFKSTEAALVFQSGYTANVGVVSTLMQEGDLIVSDELNHASIIDGCRLCKANRAVYRHLDYDHLRQILGDARRKTTGKILIVADGVFSMDGDVSDLQAIRSLGREFDAITMVDDAHATGVMGKNGRGTVDHFGLKDDWDIQIGTMSKAFGVMGGYVCCPRPLVEFYTHKARPFLFSSSHPPAVIAACIAAVDVMETETELHTRLWDNTRFFKEGLRRLGFNTGSSVTPITPVIIGSGAKAARFSDDLFERGVFAQGIFFPMVAEEKSRVRTIVMATHTRADLDEALGVFAEVGRTLGVI; encoded by the coding sequence ATGAACCCACGGCTCGAGTCGTATCTCGAAGGCGAGATCCTCGCCCTCAAATCCAAGGGCATCTTCCGGATGCCTCGCGTGCTTCAGAGCGCCGCCGGGGCGCGCGTGCGCATGGACGGACGCGACATCATCCAGCTCTCGTCCAACAACTACCTGGGCCTGACGACGCACCCGAAGGTCGTGGCCGCGGCGCGCCGGGCGATCGAGGAGTTCGGCGCGGGGCCCGGCGCCGTGCGCACGATCGCGGGCACGATGTCCCTGCACCTGGAGCTCGAGACGCGTCTGGCACGGTTCAAGTCGACCGAGGCGGCGCTCGTCTTCCAGTCCGGATACACCGCGAACGTCGGGGTCGTGTCCACGCTGATGCAGGAAGGGGATCTCATCGTCTCGGACGAGCTGAACCACGCGAGCATCATCGACGGCTGCCGGCTCTGCAAGGCAAACCGGGCCGTCTACCGTCACCTCGATTACGACCACCTGCGCCAGATCCTGGGGGACGCCCGACGGAAGACGACGGGCAAGATTCTGATCGTGGCCGACGGGGTCTTCTCGATGGACGGCGACGTCTCGGACCTCCAGGCGATACGGTCCCTGGGGCGCGAGTTCGACGCCATCACCATGGTCGACGACGCGCACGCCACGGGAGTCATGGGGAAGAACGGCCGGGGGACCGTGGACCATTTCGGGCTGAAGGACGACTGGGACATCCAGATCGGCACCATGTCCAAGGCGTTCGGTGTGATGGGAGGTTATGTCTGCTGTCCTCGCCCCCTCGTGGAGTTCTACACGCACAAGGCGCGGCCGTTCCTCTTCTCATCGTCGCATCCCCCGGCCGTCATTGCGGCCTGCATCGCGGCGGTCGACGTGATGGAGACCGAGACGGAGCTGCACACGCGTTTGTGGGACAACACGCGCTTCTTCAAGGAGGGGCTCCGGCGGCTCGGCTTCAACACCGGCTCTTCGGTCACTCCGATCACCCCTGTGATCATCGGTTCCGGGGCCAAGGCGGCCCGATTCTCCGACGATCTGTTCGAGCGCGGTGTCTTCGCCCAGGGGATTTTCTTTCCGATGGTCGCCGAGGAGAAGTCACGCGTGCGAACGATCGTCATGGCCACCCACACGCGGGCGGACCTCGACGAGGCGCTCGGCGTCTTCGCCGAGGTCGGCCGGACCCTCGGGGTGATCTAG
- a CDS encoding alcohol dehydrogenase catalytic domain-containing protein codes for MKAIRKTAPRPGALEWADVDVPACGPSEVLMRVRAASLCGTDAHIYNWDGSVRDMILSTTDQLRRPRIIGHEFCGEVVEVGREVRGVGERASEPIRVGDLVSAESHIVCGQCYQCRRGQFHVCTREKILGVHRDGGFAEYIALPASCAWINDPAVVPVEVACVEEPFGNAVHAATEYDTRGQCVVIVGSGPIGLFTIIVAAAYGAARIVAIDTTPFRLDLASRVGAHATLRSTPAPEGDAAARALERERLVGLIREAASPYEADLVFEMSGHPDAIDTALRAVRRGGKVVLFGLPKQAAVTFERYAEDVIFGGVTLKGIIGRKLFDTWKRTRELVSRPDVRAKIRTVITHSVPFARYEEAFQKMIARESGKVILRMDQD; via the coding sequence ATGAAAGCGATACGCAAGACGGCCCCCCGGCCCGGCGCCCTGGAATGGGCCGATGTTGACGTGCCGGCCTGCGGTCCTTCGGAAGTCCTGATGCGGGTGCGCGCGGCCTCGCTGTGCGGCACGGACGCGCACATCTACAACTGGGACGGTTCCGTGCGCGACATGATCCTCTCCACCACCGACCAGCTCCGCCGCCCGCGGATCATCGGGCACGAGTTCTGCGGCGAGGTCGTGGAGGTCGGACGCGAGGTGCGGGGGGTCGGCGAGCGCGCCTCCGAGCCGATCCGGGTGGGCGACCTCGTCTCCGCAGAGTCGCATATCGTGTGCGGACAGTGTTATCAGTGCCGCCGCGGACAGTTCCACGTCTGCACGCGGGAGAAGATCCTCGGCGTGCACCGCGACGGCGGCTTCGCGGAATACATCGCCCTCCCGGCCTCCTGCGCCTGGATCAACGACCCCGCGGTGGTCCCCGTGGAGGTGGCCTGCGTCGAGGAGCCGTTCGGCAACGCCGTGCACGCCGCCACCGAATACGACACGCGCGGCCAGTGTGTCGTGATCGTCGGCTCCGGACCGATTGGACTGTTCACGATCATCGTCGCCGCCGCCTACGGCGCCGCCCGCATCGTCGCGATCGACACGACCCCCTTCCGGCTCGACCTGGCGTCACGCGTCGGGGCCCACGCGACGCTCCGCTCGACACCCGCTCCGGAGGGCGACGCCGCGGCACGGGCGCTCGAGCGTGAGCGGCTCGTCGGCCTGATCCGCGAGGCGGCCTCGCCGTACGAAGCCGACCTCGTCTTCGAGATGAGCGGCCATCCGGACGCCATCGACACGGCTCTGCGCGCCGTGCGCCGGGGCGGCAAGGTCGTCCTCTTCGGTCTCCCGAAGCAGGCTGCGGTCACCTTCGAGCGCTATGCCGAGGACGTGATCTTCGGGGGCGTGACCCTCAAGGGGATCATCGGCCGGAAGCTCTTCGATACCTGGAAGCGCACGCGGGAGCTGGTGTCCCGGCCGGACGTGCGCGCGAAGATCCGCACCGTCATCACGCACAGCGTCCCGTTCGCGCGTTACGAGGAGGCGTTCCAGAAGATGATCGCGCGGGAGAGCGGCAAGGTCATCCTGCGCATGGACCAGGACTGA
- a CDS encoding TonB-dependent receptor: MTDDQNDPRLFPPARYLLAMAVWILCAGRALAQPLPTDLTQLPLEQLMSIDVVYGASKHEQKVTEAPSFVSVVTSEDIARYGYRTLADVLRSVHGFYTTYDRNYTYLGVRGFSRPSDYNSRFLLLLDGHRMNDDFYGSAYVGTESLVDVDLIDRVEIIRGPSSSLYGTSAFFAVVNVVTRKPASYPGLHLSGGGASYGTPSGSVTFARAFEGGPSVLASGSAYGSRGQSLFYKEYDDPLSNNGVVDKGDYDRYRRLFTTATFKDFTFQLAYNNRDKGIPTGAYGTPYNDPDTSTLDERRYFDMRYDHTLPSGTAVQARFYYDRYYYRGIYPYYSPYPTILHYVEHSWGYWVGTDSKVTLRPTARQTLTGGLEYRDNLEQRFLWKNVDPGPVDFDDRRSSAEGGVYVQDEIAVSKSVALNLGLRRDQYQVFGGSTNPRAAIIFNPGEHTTLKALFGDAFRAPTVYELYYGSHANPDLIPEKIRTFEGVVEHYARQNLLIAGSVYKYLISDLVSVNTTTSLFENVDRVESQGIELEIDKTFRSGWGLMYSSTLQDSRDAETQRLLTNSPHHLAKLNVHVPLKRERLSAALEAQYTSRRLNLGGDYTPSFTIVNLTLLSRQIARGLEISASVYNLFDTTYFDPGSDHHVQDMLQQDGRNYRLKITWGF; encoded by the coding sequence ATGACTGACGATCAGAATGACCCGAGGTTATTTCCGCCGGCGCGGTATCTCCTGGCCATGGCAGTCTGGATCCTGTGCGCGGGGCGTGCTCTGGCGCAGCCGCTGCCCACCGATCTGACGCAGCTGCCGCTGGAGCAGCTGATGTCCATCGACGTGGTGTACGGCGCCTCCAAGCACGAGCAGAAGGTCACCGAGGCGCCGTCCTTCGTCAGCGTCGTCACCTCGGAGGACATCGCCCGCTATGGTTACCGCACGCTGGCGGACGTCCTGCGCAGCGTGCACGGGTTCTATACCACGTACGACCGCAACTACACGTACCTGGGCGTGCGCGGATTCAGCCGTCCCTCGGACTACAACTCCCGCTTCCTGCTGCTCCTCGACGGACACAGGATGAACGACGATTTCTACGGCAGCGCCTACGTCGGCACGGAGAGTCTGGTGGACGTCGACCTGATCGACCGGGTCGAGATCATCCGCGGCCCCAGCTCGTCCCTGTACGGCACGAGCGCGTTCTTCGCCGTGGTCAACGTGGTCACACGCAAGCCCGCGAGCTACCCGGGGCTGCACCTGAGCGGCGGGGGCGCGAGCTACGGCACACCCTCGGGAAGCGTCACGTTCGCGCGCGCCTTCGAGGGGGGGCCGTCGGTCCTCGCCTCCGGTTCGGCGTACGGGAGCCGCGGCCAATCCCTCTTCTACAAGGAGTACGACGATCCTCTGAGCAACAACGGGGTCGTCGACAAGGGCGACTACGATCGGTACCGGCGTCTGTTCACGACCGCCACGTTCAAGGACTTCACGTTCCAGCTCGCCTACAACAACCGGGACAAGGGCATCCCGACCGGGGCGTACGGAACGCCCTACAACGACCCCGACACGTCGACCCTCGACGAGCGGCGTTACTTCGACATGCGCTACGACCACACCCTGCCCTCGGGGACCGCGGTGCAGGCCCGCTTCTATTACGATCGTTACTACTACCGCGGCATCTATCCCTACTACTCACCCTATCCCACGATCCTGCACTACGTCGAGCATTCGTGGGGGTACTGGGTGGGGACCGATTCCAAGGTGACCCTGCGCCCGACGGCACGACAGACCCTCACGGGCGGCCTGGAGTACCGCGACAATCTCGAGCAGCGATTCCTCTGGAAAAACGTCGACCCGGGGCCCGTGGACTTCGACGACAGGCGGAGCTCCGCCGAAGGGGGCGTCTACGTCCAGGACGAGATCGCCGTGTCGAAAAGCGTGGCGCTCAACCTCGGATTGAGGCGCGACCAGTACCAGGTCTTCGGGGGCTCGACCAATCCGCGGGCGGCGATCATCTTCAACCCCGGCGAGCACACGACGCTCAAGGCCCTTTTCGGTGACGCCTTCCGTGCGCCGACCGTCTACGAGCTGTACTACGGATCCCACGCCAACCCGGACCTGATACCTGAGAAGATCCGCACCTTCGAGGGGGTCGTGGAGCATTATGCCCGCCAGAACCTGCTTATCGCCGGTTCCGTCTACAAATACCTGATCTCCGATCTGGTCAGCGTGAACACGACGACCAGCCTGTTCGAAAACGTGGACAGGGTGGAGAGCCAAGGGATCGAGCTCGAGATCGACAAGACGTTCCGGAGCGGCTGGGGCCTGATGTACAGCTCGACGCTGCAGGACAGCCGGGACGCCGAAACGCAGCGTCTGCTGACGAACTCCCCGCACCACCTGGCGAAGCTCAACGTGCATGTTCCCCTCAAGCGGGAGCGGCTGTCCGCGGCGCTCGAAGCGCAGTACACCAGCCGGCGCCTGAACCTCGGCGGTGATTACACCCCCAGCTTCACGATCGTGAACCTGACCCTGCTGAGCCGGCAGATCGCCAGGGGCCTGGAAATCTCCGCCAGTGTCTACAACCTGTTCGACACGACCTACTTCGATCCCGGGTCGGATCATCACGTGCAGGACATGCTCCAGCAGGACGGCAGGAATTACCGTCTGAAGATCACCTGGGGGTTCTAG
- a CDS encoding YfiR family protein: MTVECPGHPRRYSRSIGRAPRLVPAVLCALALAFLQRAVAQESASPLEYQVKAAFLFNFAKFVEWPSDNPRDAEDGFVICVFEDESLAQALDQAVSGKTVEGRVFRVRRLQNLDDTRSCRMLYLGGSDTSRLVALLKSVRTTAVLTVGNAPGFTRQGGIINFIMQDNRVRFEINPEAADRAGLRISSKLLQLATIVRDAANLEHER, encoded by the coding sequence ATGACCGTGGAATGTCCTGGCCATCCCCGACGGTACAGCCGCTCGATCGGCCGCGCCCCGCGCCTCGTGCCGGCGGTTCTCTGCGCTCTGGCCCTGGCATTCCTGCAGCGCGCCGTCGCGCAGGAAAGCGCTTCCCCACTCGAATATCAGGTCAAGGCCGCTTTTCTCTTCAATTTCGCCAAGTTTGTCGAATGGCCCTCTGACAATCCGCGGGACGCGGAGGACGGCTTCGTGATCTGCGTGTTCGAGGACGAGAGCCTGGCGCAGGCGCTCGACCAGGCCGTCAGCGGCAAGACGGTGGAAGGGCGCGTCTTCCGTGTCCGGCGTCTTCAGAACCTGGACGACACCAGGTCCTGCAGGATGCTCTACCTGGGCGGAAGCGACACATCACGGCTCGTAGCACTCCTCAAGTCGGTCCGGACGACCGCCGTTCTGACCGTCGGAAATGCGCCGGGCTTCACGCGACAAGGCGGCATCATCAACTTCATCATGCAGGACAACCGCGTACGCTTCGAGATCAATCCCGAGGCCGCCGACCGGGCCGGTCTCCGGATCAGCTCGAAGCTCCTGCAGCTCGCGACGATCGTGCGCGACGCAGCGAACCTCGAGCACGAACGATGA
- the surE gene encoding 5'/3'-nucleotidase SurE, with the protein MQPLSILITNDDGYGTEGLKALEESLAPMGAVWVIAPDREQSGQGHALTLNHPLRFQRRGPRHFVVQGTPTDCVYLGIHTILKEEGRPRLVVSGINRGYNLGDDITYSGTVSAAFEATLMSLPSFAISQEIGRDAPISFEAAARFARVLAQEILERGMPTDTLLNVNVPRQPPRGVRITRQGRRIYPGGVIERIDPKGRAYYWIGGQSADWEDEPESDFRALADGFVSVTPLHLDLTHYKVMDLVRRWNLDI; encoded by the coding sequence ATGCAGCCCTTGAGCATCCTGATCACCAATGACGACGGGTACGGGACGGAGGGGCTGAAAGCGTTGGAGGAGAGCCTCGCGCCGATGGGCGCCGTCTGGGTGATCGCTCCCGACCGCGAGCAGAGCGGGCAGGGGCACGCCCTCACTCTGAATCACCCGCTTCGATTTCAAAGGCGCGGTCCGCGTCACTTCGTCGTGCAGGGGACGCCGACCGACTGCGTCTACCTGGGGATCCACACGATCCTGAAGGAGGAGGGGCGCCCGCGGCTGGTCGTGAGCGGCATCAACCGCGGATACAACCTGGGCGACGACATCACCTACTCGGGCACGGTCTCCGCCGCATTCGAGGCGACGTTGATGTCGCTCCCGTCGTTCGCGATTTCGCAGGAGATCGGGAGGGACGCCCCGATCAGTTTCGAGGCGGCGGCCCGTTTCGCGCGCGTCCTGGCGCAGGAGATCCTGGAGCGCGGCATGCCTACCGACACGCTGCTCAACGTCAACGTTCCCAGGCAGCCGCCGCGCGGAGTGCGCATCACCCGGCAGGGCCGGCGGATCTACCCGGGGGGGGTCATCGAGCGCATCGACCCGAAGGGACGGGCCTACTACTGGATCGGCGGTCAGTCGGCGGACTGGGAGGACGAGCCCGAGAGCGACTTCAGGGCGCTCGCCGACGGGTTCGTCTCCGTCACTCCGCTGCACCTGGACCTGACCCACTACAAGGTGATGGACCTGGTCCGCCGCTGGAATCTCGACATCTAG
- a CDS encoding DedA family protein, with protein sequence MVTDVLKWVAAFITAAISSLGYFGVFLMMAVESAAIPLPSEIIMPFSGYLVFRGEFTLHGAAFWGASGCVLGSWAAYAIAAWGGRAFVLKYGRYVLISRHDLDLAERLFNRYGSPIIFFSRLMPVVRTFISLPAGLARMPLVRFTVYTFLGSYPFCYALAYVGCALGERWHALESEFRKFDLVVGAVLVLGVVWWVKRHLAARVAPEARS encoded by the coding sequence TTGGTCACCGATGTCCTGAAATGGGTCGCGGCGTTCATCACCGCCGCCATCAGCAGCCTGGGTTACTTCGGGGTTTTTCTGATGATGGCCGTCGAGAGCGCCGCCATCCCTCTCCCGTCCGAGATCATCATGCCGTTCTCGGGGTATCTCGTGTTCCGCGGTGAATTCACCCTGCACGGCGCGGCCTTCTGGGGGGCCTCCGGGTGCGTACTCGGCTCCTGGGCGGCCTACGCGATCGCGGCCTGGGGAGGGCGGGCCTTCGTCCTGAAATACGGCCGGTACGTTCTGATCTCGCGGCACGATCTCGATCTCGCCGAGAGGCTCTTCAACCGGTACGGCAGCCCCATCATCTTCTTCAGCCGCCTCATGCCGGTGGTCCGCACCTTCATCTCCCTCCCCGCAGGACTTGCGCGCATGCCGCTCGTCCGGTTCACGGTGTACACGTTCCTCGGCTCCTACCCGTTCTGCTACGCCCTCGCCTACGTCGGGTGCGCGCTGGGCGAGCGCTGGCACGCGCTCGAGTCCGAGTTCCGGAAATTCGATCTGGTCGTCGGAGCCGTTCTCGTTCTCGGCGTCGTCTGGTGGGTGAAACGTCACCTGGCGGCGCGCGTCGCACCCGAGGCGCGGAGCTGA
- a CDS encoding HRDC domain-containing protein: MVHASYVWVDSERDLERMAEPLSRATSLAVDTEADSFYHYHHKCCLIQVSDGEAVYLVDPLALKRLEPLGEVLGSRRTVKVLHAAEQDVLYLRRDFGFHMEPVFDTMIASQLLGKTGIGLASLLLAYFGEKLDKGSQRDDWSHRPLTERQKAYAAEDVRHLIRLSQVLMDELKTVGRLSWAEEEFALVARRAWEPRVFDPEMFWTIKGARDLPSQEAAVLRELYAMRDRRAGEADLSQFRILSDETLLALAKKRPVESSDLNGVRGVTPLVRRRIGTDILQAVQAGLEVPEADRPVPPRGRPRRKSAASQARLERLREWRKTRASELGLDPGVLCPQSTLEALAAAGPGALDRPEEIPGLRAWRVGLIRPEAHRLLG, translated from the coding sequence ATGGTCCACGCGTCCTACGTATGGGTCGACAGCGAACGGGATCTGGAGCGCATGGCCGAGCCCTTGTCGAGGGCGACGTCCCTGGCGGTCGACACGGAAGCCGATTCCTTCTACCACTACCACCACAAGTGCTGCCTCATCCAGGTCTCGGACGGGGAGGCGGTCTATCTCGTCGATCCTCTGGCGCTGAAGCGTCTCGAACCGCTGGGGGAGGTCCTCGGCTCGCGCCGCACCGTCAAGGTTCTGCACGCCGCCGAGCAGGATGTCCTGTATCTTCGTCGGGACTTCGGCTTCCACATGGAGCCCGTGTTCGACACGATGATCGCGTCGCAGCTTCTGGGAAAGACCGGGATCGGCCTGGCCAGCCTCCTCCTCGCCTACTTCGGCGAGAAGCTCGACAAGGGATCGCAGCGCGACGACTGGTCGCATCGTCCACTCACGGAGCGCCAGAAGGCCTATGCGGCGGAAGACGTCCGGCACCTGATTCGCCTGAGCCAGGTCCTGATGGACGAGCTCAAGACCGTCGGGCGGCTCTCCTGGGCGGAGGAAGAGTTCGCGCTGGTCGCGCGCCGCGCCTGGGAACCGCGCGTGTTCGACCCGGAAATGTTCTGGACCATCAAGGGGGCCCGCGATCTCCCGTCCCAGGAGGCGGCGGTGCTGCGCGAGCTGTACGCCATGCGCGACCGGCGGGCCGGCGAGGCCGATCTGTCGCAGTTCCGGATTCTTTCCGACGAGACGCTCCTGGCGCTCGCGAAGAAGCGGCCGGTCGAGTCCTCCGATCTGAACGGCGTGCGGGGCGTCACCCCGCTCGTGCGGCGCCGGATCGGGACCGATATCCTTCAGGCCGTCCAGGCGGGGCTCGAGGTGCCCGAGGCGGACCGCCCGGTGCCGCCGCGCGGCCGCCCGCGCAGGAAGTCGGCGGCATCCCAGGCCCGCCTGGAGCGTCTGCGTGAATGGCGCAAGACGCGCGCCTCCGAGCTCGGTCTGGATCCGGGGGTCCTGTGTCCGCAATCCACTCTCGAGGCCCTCGCCGCCGCCGGTCCCGGGGCTCTCGACCGGCCCGAGGAGATCCCGGGGCTGCGGGCCTGGAGGGTCGGTCTGATCCGCCCCGAGGCGCACCGGCTGCTGGGCTGA